CCTCGGATCATACTTCTCGGAGGTATTAAAGCTATTCAACGCATTATAATTATCCAGTGGTAGACCTTTACCCGTTGTGCGAAACGCATTGACAAGGCTTTGACTCGGTTTATTGAAATCACAACAGCCCACACCCATAGGTACGGATAGCAGATCAGAAAAGTTAACACGCCCAAATTTTGTCCCGTCATCTTTTGAAAACTGAACTGAAAACAGCGCCTCTGTTCCATTTTCATATTTGCCCGGCAAGAAGTTAAATGCAAAGTCGGTTTCCAACGTATGGTTCGATGAAAGCACAATATCCGTATTTTGTACAACCTTTTCCAAATCTCCCGCATCGATACCCGTCACCATATTACGTTCGGCATTGTCCTGACGGTATCCCTTATACAGGTAAGCTTTGGCGAGATAAGCGGCAGCGGCGATACGATTGGCCCGACCGACCTCCGTTTGCACAGCAGGAAGATGATCTACCGCATACTGAAAATCCGCTACAATCTTTTGCCATAATGCATCGTTGCTTAGGGCTCTATTCGATACGGTTTCATAGCTGTCTACCGGTACGTTTTCATCGATATAAGGTACATATTTGAAAAGGATCTTGAGCATAAAGTAAAAATGCCCCCGAAGAAAGCGTGCTTCACCCAGTTTTTCTTCCTTCCCGTCGAAATTGTCCATTTCCTGTATGGTCTTGATTGTTGTATTGGCACGCGAAATCGCAACGTACAACTGAAACCATAACTTATCCAACTCCGCGAAATTGGTTGTAATGTTATTTGAGACCTCAAGAAAATGAAAGGTCTGGATATCCTGTGGTCCCGATCCGCCTTTATAAGCATCGTCCGACCGAACCGTACCATAGGGCCATAAGCTAAAAGGGACATCATAATGATCGTTACCCAATGCCGCATAGGTAGCTGTCAATAATCGTTCAGGCTCCTTAACCTGATCGGAGCTTAGTACACCATTGGGTGTTTGATCTAAAAATTTGGTGCATCCTGGAAGTAGTCCAGCAAGAACCATGAATATCGCTATTTTAGTGGTTATTTTTTTCATCCGTATAAATTATTTAGAAGTGTATCGCCTTATTTCGCTCCCATTTTAAAATCCAATGTTTACCCCAGCTGTCCAGGTCGTTGGAATTGGATAACCCCAACCTACATTTTCAGGATCCACACCGGTGAAATTTTTTGATTTAACGGTAAATAGATTCTGACCAGTTACATAAATCCTTAATCGGCTCATACGTAGGTGTGCGGCGGTTGCTGTTGGCAAAGTGTAGCCCAGAGACAAATTCCGGAGCTTCATATAAGATCCATTCTCGATAAAGTAATTTGACAGACGGCCCTCGTCGTTGTTATTTGTTGTTTGTAAGGCCGGGATCGTTGACGTTGGATTTTGTGGTGTCCAGGCATTGAGCAGACGTACACCTTTATTGGAATTGACGTCGTCCACACTCCAGAAGTCCGTTTGCTTTTTCAGCCAGTTTTCAACATCTATTCCCTGTACCCCCTGAAAGTACGCAGATAGGTCAAAGCTTTTATATTTTAGCACAATGTTCAAACTATAAGAAAAATCAGGATGAGGACTACCAATCCATGTACGGTCCATATCGGTGATCTGCTTGTCCGCATCATAGACGTTGACATAACGTAAACGCCCTATCCCTTTACCGGTCTGATTGACGTGCGCATCCACCTCGTCCTGATTCTGAAAAATGCCGTCGGTGACATAGCCATAAAATGACCCCAGCGGCCGGCCGATAATATTGTCTCCTTGACGACCACCATAGGAGTTTTCTACTGCTTCGGGTAAATGTGTCACCTTGTTTTTATAGGTCGAGAACACAGCCATTACATCATAATCCAATCCAAAGGTTATTTTATTACGATATCCGGCCGATATGTCCAAACCTTTATTTTCCATGGAGGCACCATTCGCCCAACGGTAACCGCCCTCTCCGACCACACCGATATAGGCTGGATTGATCAACATATCTTTGGTTGCTTTAACATACCAGTCAATCGAACCATAGAGACTTTGATTAAACAATGAAAAGTCCAAGCCTATATTCGTCTGCGTGGTAGTTTCCCATTTCAGATCATTATTTTCCGTTTGGATTTTGCGGTATCCCGATGGTAACTTTCCCGTTCCTGCACCCGATAGATCGTATGCTGTACCGTCCACGATATTCCATGTTGGATCAGCAACACCATATTCGGGGACGAACAGGGCATAGGTAGCCAGATTACCAATACCCTGGTTGCCTGTCTGCCCCCATCCCACACGTAACTTGAGGTCAGAAATATAATTTTTTGTACTTGCCATAAAGCGTTCAGAAGAGATCCGCCAGCCTGCCGTTACTGCTGGAAAAGTGGCAAAGCGGTTATTTTTACCGAAGCGGGAAGAGCCATCGTGGCGTACGGTGAAAGAAGCCAGATAACGGTCATCATAGGAATAATTGGCCTTTCCAAAATAGGATAGCAGCGAGAAGCCTGTAGAGCCACCTCCTACTGCCGCTGTACCCGTACTCACACCTGGCCACATATACTCTGGTGTTTCTATGGCAAATGCACCATCACCAGCGGTATAGGCGTTAAAATTAATATCATTCTGACGGTTCATTTCGATACCAGCAAGCACATCTATTGTATGTTTGTCGATTGCCTTCCGATATGTCGCCGTATTGGACCAAGTCCACTTCATTCCATGGGACTGTTCCATATTAACCCCACTCCGGCTGCTATTCATAAATCCCGAACGATAGGATACTTCCAAATTACGTTTGTAAAAATTACTATAGTCCAAACCGTAACTGGTGCGGACATGCAGACCTTTTATAAGCTGTAGATCCGCATAGGCATTTCCAAACAACCGCCAATAATTATATTTATTGTTCCGGTTATCATAAAGTACACGCATGGGATTATGGCGGTCGTTCATTCCCAATGCTGGTCCACCCCATCCTATTCCATCTACTGTATGGACAGGAATAATGGGCAATGCTTTTAACGAAAGGTCAAGCACATCGCCCGGTACCTGCACTTCACCGGTATTGTTTACCGTAAAATTCTCGCCCACCACCAAGCGTCCATCAAACAATTTATAATCGGCATTCATCCGGGCAGATATCCGCTGGAAATCCGTGTAACGGAGTGTCCCATTGTTGTGCAAATAACCTAAGGAGAAAAAGGAACTGGATTTTTCTGTCCCGGAGCTTAATGTCGCATTGTAAGATTGTTGCAATCCCGGTTTTGAAACTTCCTTAAACCAATCGGTATCGGAAGCGTACATGGTATGTTCACGGTCGATATACTTGGAAACAAAAACAGTATTGAGCTGAGGTACGCCATTTGCGTCGTTATTCCATTCAAACTGATAACCAATATTATTTCCGTTGGGGTTTCCGCCATTATTGATGGTGGCCTGCCACAATGCACGACCATATTGTTGGGCATCCAGCACTTTCATGCGATTATTAAAATGCGTACTGGTGGCATAGGCGTCTACTGTAAGTTTAGGGGCACCCATCTTTCCTTTTTTTGTCGTGATGACAATAACACCATTCGCTGCGCGCGAGCCATAGATACTCGCCGAAGAAGCGTCCTTTAAAACCTGAATACTTTCGATATCATTCGAATTGAGTTCATGCATTCCTCCCTGTGTGGGGGTTCCATCAATGACATACAAGGGATCCTGACTACTGTTGATGGAACTGATTCCGCGCATACGCACTGTTGCCGCTCCACTCGGACTACCATCCGAAGTTACTGTCATACCAGCTACCCGTCCTTGCAGCGCTTTCATCGGGTTATTTTCCGGAGCCTTCATCATCTCAGCAACATTAACAACACTCACAGCACCCGTCAAATCCTTCTTCCGTTCTGTTTGATATCCCGTAACGACCACTTCATCGAGCCCCTTTTCGGTAGGCGCAAGCTGAATATCGAGGAACTTTCTTCCTGCCACAGCAATCGTCTGGGAGGCATAGCCGACATAGCTTATTTCCAATGTACCCTGATTGCCCGAAGTCTGAAGGACAAATTCTCCCTTTTCATTTGTCTTGGTGGCTATTGTGGTTCCCTTCACCACTAAAGATGCCCCTACTATAGGTGCTGCTGTCCCACTATCCGTAATTCTTCCCCGGATTTCAGTCTGTTGCGCAAATGCGACAACAGAAAAAAGTGCCAAAGACGGGAGCAGCATTGCTTTCTGTCTTGTAAACATAATTGGTTATAAGTAAATGGTTAATGATTTAGATTGATTATTTGATTATGATAGCGGGTAAACTGCTTCGTAAAGAAGCAGTTTACCTACTGTTGCTTCTGAGCTCCATTGAAGATCGGATGCAACCATTGGAATCGATTGATGACCTCATCGTTATATTCAGGACAAGCCCCCCGGCTCTGTGTCACAAATCCACTTAAGGTGGCCGCAAATTCCAGTACTTCCTCCAGCTGAACACCTTCCTGCATCTGAAACCTTTTGGTCAGGAAAGCCGCCAAAAAAGAATCACCACTTCCGATGGTATCTTCTACCTGAACTTTCAAGGCTGGAAAATGATAACTGATATTGTCTTTTTTATAATGATATACCGCACCATCTGCACCATAGGTTACTATTGCCTCCTGAATTGCAAAACGCTCCATGATCAAGTCCACACGCTGCTGATCGGTATAGGCATCCGTTGCGCCATTCCAGTCGGAAATAACATGCAGTTCCTCGGCATTCATTTTCACAAAATCAGCGTATCCCAACAGTTTATGTATTTTTTCCGGACCAAAATAAGGTGTACGCAGGTTGACATCCATCACCCGGAAGCGGGCTTTTTCCAGCAGTAATAGCAAGCTTTGAAAACTTACTTCATCCCGACAGGCTAGACTACCATACA
The DNA window shown above is from Sphingobacterium thalpophilum and carries:
- a CDS encoding RagB/SusD family nutrient uptake outer membrane protein, translated to MKKITTKIAIFMVLAGLLPGCTKFLDQTPNGVLSSDQVKEPERLLTATYAALGNDHYDVPFSLWPYGTVRSDDAYKGGSGPQDIQTFHFLEVSNNITTNFAELDKLWFQLYVAISRANTTIKTIQEMDNFDGKEEKLGEARFLRGHFYFMLKILFKYVPYIDENVPVDSYETVSNRALSNDALWQKIVADFQYAVDHLPAVQTEVGRANRIAAAAYLAKAYLYKGYRQDNAERNMVTGIDAGDLEKVVQNTDIVLSSNHTLETDFAFNFLPGKYENGTEALFSVQFSKDDGTKFGRVNFSDLLSVPMGVGCCDFNKPSQSLVNAFRTTGKGLPLDNYNALNSFNTSEKYDPRLFHTVAIPGLPYKYSSKRTYEESWNRNPAEYAVYASLKENVDPDCDCFVPMVPFYANTKNRIVLRFADVLLMRAEALIELHRSAEALPLINQVRTRAKNSTSLTGYANDKTLIETYKNGDNIVWTEDNARKALRWERRLELAMENGRFFDLVRWGIADQAMNAYYDVEKSRRSYYSSAHFTADRNEYLPIPEAQIRLSKYLYKQNPGY
- a CDS encoding carbohydrate kinase, with translation MKNGDKSIQGICFGEVLWDNLPTGKKLGGAPLNVAYHLNKLGVTTRMLTRIGRDDNGYELRNVCEDLGIPTDFFQYDDLLPTSTVEVSIDAKRDVHYDIVYPVAWDRIAVDNVVLEAVAAVDFLVYGSLACRDEVSFQSLLLLLEKARFRVMDVNLRTPYFGPEKIHKLLGYADFVKMNAEELHVISDWNGATDAYTDQQRVDLIMERFAIQEAIVTYGADGAVYHYKKDNISYHFPALKVQVEDTIGSGDSFLAAFLTKRFQMQEGVQLEEVLEFAATLSGFVTQSRGACPEYNDEVINRFQWLHPIFNGAQKQQ
- a CDS encoding TonB-dependent receptor, whose protein sequence is MFTRQKAMLLPSLALFSVVAFAQQTEIRGRITDSGTAAPIVGASLVVKGTTIATKTNEKGEFVLQTSGNQGTLEISYVGYASQTIAVAGRKFLDIQLAPTEKGLDEVVVTGYQTERKKDLTGAVSVVNVAEMMKAPENNPMKALQGRVAGMTVTSDGSPSGAATVRMRGISSINSSQDPLYVIDGTPTQGGMHELNSNDIESIQVLKDASSASIYGSRAANGVIVITTKKGKMGAPKLTVDAYATSTHFNNRMKVLDAQQYGRALWQATINNGGNPNGNNIGYQFEWNNDANGVPQLNTVFVSKYIDREHTMYASDTDWFKEVSKPGLQQSYNATLSSGTEKSSSFFSLGYLHNNGTLRYTDFQRISARMNADYKLFDGRLVVGENFTVNNTGEVQVPGDVLDLSLKALPIIPVHTVDGIGWGGPALGMNDRHNPMRVLYDNRNNKYNYWRLFGNAYADLQLIKGLHVRTSYGLDYSNFYKRNLEVSYRSGFMNSSRSGVNMEQSHGMKWTWSNTATYRKAIDKHTIDVLAGIEMNRQNDINFNAYTAGDGAFAIETPEYMWPGVSTGTAAVGGGSTGFSLLSYFGKANYSYDDRYLASFTVRHDGSSRFGKNNRFATFPAVTAGWRISSERFMASTKNYISDLKLRVGWGQTGNQGIGNLATYALFVPEYGVADPTWNIVDGTAYDLSGAGTGKLPSGYRKIQTENNDLKWETTTQTNIGLDFSLFNQSLYGSIDWYVKATKDMLINPAYIGVVGEGGYRWANGASMENKGLDISAGYRNKITFGLDYDVMAVFSTYKNKVTHLPEAVENSYGGRQGDNIIGRPLGSFYGYVTDGIFQNQDEVDAHVNQTGKGIGRLRYVNVYDADKQITDMDRTWIGSPHPDFSYSLNIVLKYKSFDLSAYFQGVQGIDVENWLKKQTDFWSVDDVNSNKGVRLLNAWTPQNPTSTIPALQTTNNNDEGRLSNYFIENGSYMKLRNLSLGYTLPTATAAHLRMSRLRIYVTGQNLFTVKSKNFTGVDPENVGWGYPIPTTWTAGVNIGF